The sequence below is a genomic window from Acidimicrobiales bacterium.
GCAGGCGATGAGGTACCTGCATCACTACGACCCGGAGCGCCCGATGTGGCCTTGGCTCTCAACGATCGCGGCTCGAATCGCGCAGCGTGAGACGACCAAGGCCCGCCGAGAATCACCCCGCGACGTCCCGGGAGAGGTCGACGAACAGGCGCTTACGCCTATCGACCCGTCGGACTCCGATGACGCCGTTGTGCTGCAAACCGCCATGGCCGCGGTGCCGTCCCGGCAGCGACTGGCACTGATGTTGCGGTACGAGCACGACTACACCGGCGCCGAGGCTGCTCGATTCCTCGGCATCGACGACAACGCCTTCGACCAACTGCTGTGGCGGGCGAGGCGAAGGCTCGCCGTCGAGTTCAGCCGAGCGGTCTCGAAGGAGCGCCGCGGAACTTCCTGACCGCTGGGCGCCGGCTCACGACGTGCGGCGGCAGCTATCGCGCCAGGTGCGGCCTCCGTCGACCGAACAACGGACTGGCGCTCCGAGCCCCGGCTTCCGTCCTTCGACCAGCGTCCCGTCGCCGAGCACGACGATGCTCCAGTACGAATGATCCTCTTCGGCCACCAGCCGCCACGTGTCGCCCCGGTCGTCGGAGATGTACAGGCTGTTCGGCTTCCGCTGGAAGTAGCTCACGGCGCTGTAGATGCGCCCGTCGGGGGCGGCCTCGACAGCGATGAGCGAACGGGTGTCGGGTGCACCG
It includes:
- a CDS encoding sigma-70 family RNA polymerase sigma factor; protein product: MATGNSAAHPQGPDGAPSSGYETDLVGEMYYRYYRALVRFCLRRGADAHLAEDVAQETFVQAMRYLHHYDPERPMWPWLSTIAARIAQRETTKARRESPRDVPGEVDEQALTPIDPSDSDDAVVLQTAMAAVPSRQRLALMLRYEHDYTGAEAARFLGIDDNAFDQLLWRARRRLAVEFSRAVSKERRGTS